Proteins found in one Macaca nemestrina isolate mMacNem1 chromosome 4, mMacNem.hap1, whole genome shotgun sequence genomic segment:
- the LOC139362956 gene encoding LOW QUALITY PROTEIN: protein PMS2CL-like (The sequence of the model RefSeq protein was modified relative to this genomic sequence to represent the inferred CDS: inserted 1 base in 1 codon): protein MNTLQVSRLVNEVYHMYNRHQYPFVVLNISVDSGNLVKMHAADLEKPLGEKQDHSPSLRTREEKRDVSISRLREAFSLYHTTENKPHSPKTPEARRSPPGQKRGTPSSSTSDAISDRGFLRPQKEATSSGQGPRDPTDXAEVEKDSGHGSTSVDSEGFSIPDTGSHCSSECAASSPEDRGSQEHADSQEKAPETDDSFSDANCHPNQEDTACKFRVSPQPTNLASPNTKRFKKEEILSNSDIRQKLVNTQNVSASQVDVAVKN from the exons GTCTCCAGACTTGTGAACGAAGTCTACCACATGTATAATCGACATCAGTATCCATTTGTTGTTCTTAACATTTCTGTTGATTCAG GTAACTTAGTAAAAATGCATGCAGCGGATTTGGAAAAGCCCCTGGGAGAAAAGCAGGATCATTCCCCTTCATTAAGGACTCGAGAAGAAAAAAGGGACGTGTCCATATCCAGACTGCGAGAGGCCTTTTCTCTTTATCACACAACGGAGAACAAGCCTCACAGCCCAAAGACTCCAGAAGCAAGAAGGAGCCCTCCAGGACAGAAAAGGGGTACGCCATCTTCTAGCACTTCAGATGCCATCTCTGACAGAGGCTTCCTGAGACCTCAGAAAGAGGCAACGAGTTCCGGTCAGGGACCCAGGGACCCTACGG GAGCGGAGGTGGAGAAGGACTCGGGGCACGGCAGCACTTCCGTGGATTCTGAGGGGTTCAGCATCCCAGACACGGGCAGTCACTGCAGCAGCGAGTGTGCGGCCAGCTCCCCAGAGGACAGGGGCTCACAGGAACACGCGGACTCTCAAGAGAAAGCGCCTGAAACTGACGACTCTTTTTCAGATGCGAACTGCCATCCAAACCAGGAAGACACAGCGTGTAAATTTCGAGTTTCGCCTCAGCCAACTAATCTCGCATCCCCAAACACAAAgcgttttaaaaaagaagaaattctttcCAATTCTGACATTCGTCAAAAGTTAGTAAATACTCAGAACGTGTCAGCCTCTCAGGTTGATGTAGCcgttaaaaattaa